AGTATATTCCCCGGACAAAACAATCCATAATTGACCAAGTCCTTGAACAGGTTTATCCACCAATTCGATCTGTTTCGCCTAAAAAATGACCACCATCCTTCAATTCGTTGATTGGCAGGTGAGGAACAGTATCTATGAGCCTTTGCACCTGCTTGATCATCTTGTTGATTGGTGCGAAAGACGCACTGCATGGAAGCGGCAATGCAATTCTCGGATCCACAATCAGTTACAAGGAGCAAAGGGCAACCACCTACTTCTTGTACTTGTTTGAGGTAGAAGGTCGCAGGTACTCTTGGGTCATTGTTAGTTCGGGCTACTTCTAACCATAAAATTCTTCGACTAAATCCATCCACTGCGCCATGTATAGGGAACCCATATGGTTTTAGCTTATCGTAGCCTAGAAAGGAAAGAGTTTGCGCATTACAAATTGAAGGGGATTAGTCACTAACCTGCCCTCCTTCCAATGGGAAGGGCGTGGGGGTAAATTTGATAGCTGTATATTCAAACACAATTACCGTCTATATGCCACGAACCATTGGCTCCCTTTGAGACGAACGTTCTTCTCTTTAAGCGTCGAGATTTCCTCTCCTCCACCCCAACAGGATCAATTTCCTTCATAATGTTTGCCACCAAATTACGGGGAACATGAATACGATGACGCAGTCTCAGAGCATGCCAAATACTTCTGTACCCTGATAAACTTCCAGGGCCTCTCATTTCTTCACGAATGACACTTCTTATTTCGGAATCGTCTATTATCTTggcatttcctttccttttcaatcCAAGAGATCTCAGACGTCTCTTAAGTGTTCGCACACACATATGAAGGCCTTCTCGTTTTTCGAGAAGACCGACAATAGCGTCGTACGGATAACCACGATGAAAATAGTGCTTTATCACATCGTCGATATCTTTTTCAGCCACGCACTTTTCACATATACTGTCTCGAGCTTCCCCAGCGCCACAAAAAGTACAAAACATCACAACTACACTCCTTGTTTTCTAACAGAACGGAGTTTGAAAAAGGTTAgcattagattccatccaccaaaaccaccctggcacatttccttacaattacacgacgTAATATGCCgtcttaatatgacaagcttaccgctgtaaaaagaatgaaaacaggcagaattagagctttagttGAGCAAGAAATATCGTTTCTAAGCAAAG
The Montipora capricornis isolate CH-2021 chromosome 10, ASM3666992v2, whole genome shotgun sequence genome window above contains:
- the LOC138018579 gene encoding uncharacterized protein, whose amino-acid sequence is MFCTFCGAGEARDSICEKCVAEKDIDDVIKHYFHRGYPYDAIVGLLEKREGLHMCVRTLKRRLRSLGLKRKGNAKIIDDSEIRSVIREEMRGPGSLSGYRSIWHALRLRHRIHVPRNLVANIMKEIDPVGVEERKSRRLKRRTFVSKGANGSWHIDGYDKLKPYGFPIHGAVDGFSRRILWLEVARTNNDPRVPATFYLKQVQEVGGCPLLLVTDCGSENCIAASMQCVFRTNQQDDQAGAKAHRYCSSPANQRIEGWWSFFRRNRSNWWINLFKDLVNYGLFCPGNILHMECLWFCFSKLLQNDLNKVKDHWNSHKISKSPYSSVHGVPDVMYFLPEYYGHEECLVSVPENLAEDMEVHCQSEAEDNMYLDYFEYILENNGWSYPSSDREALTLYQYIIGIQNRFRIDNPNIYIYV